GTGGCGGGAGATTCCATATTCAAACACTATCTGGAAAAGAAAAATCACCTGATTAAAAACAGAGGAATCCTCCAGACCACCTATGTTCCTGATCAGCTTCTTCACCGTGATGCACAGATACGTGACATTGTCGATATAGTTGCTCCGTCACTGAACAAAGACAAACCTTCGAACATCCTCATCATTGGTAAGACCGGAACTGGAAAGACAGCTGTTGTAAACTATATCGGAAAAGAATTGATGAAAGCCGATGCCGAGAACAACAACTGCTGCTACATTTATGTAAACTGTGAGGTCATCGATACACCTTACAGTATTCTTTACAACATCTCCAACCAGATCATCACCGATCCAAACAAGAAGATTCCTTTCACCGGATGGAGTCTTGAAAAAATATTCAATGAATTAATCAAATTCATCGATGAAGAAGATAAAATTTTCTTGATTGTTCTTGATGAAATTGATAAATCTTTCAAAAAGAACGGTGACGACATCTTCTATTTCCTGACCGACATCAACTCGATGCTCAAAAATTCAAGAGTTGCTATCATCGGTATCACTAACAACAGCAGATTCACTCAGGAATGTCTTTCAACTCAGACTAAGAGTAGGCTTGGAGAGGAAAAGATTGTCTTCCCTCCCTATACCCCTCAGCAGCTCATCGATATTCTCAATGACAGAGCAAGAGAAGCATTCTATCCTAATGCTCTTGATTCATCGGTTGTGAATTACTGTGCTGCGGTTTCCGCTCAGGATTCTGGAGATGCAAGGAAAGCTTTGGATCTTCTCAGAATCGCTGCAGATATTGCGGAAAGAAACGGAGATACCTGTGTCACTTCCGCACATGTCGATTATGCAAGACAAAAGATCGAACTTGATGCTGTCAGTGAAGTCATTAGGACACTCACTGATCAATCAAAGATCATTCTAAAGAGTATTATCATCAGTCCGAAGAACGATGAAGGATATCTCACGACAGGAGAGGTTTATGCAACATACATGAACATTGCAAATCAGCTTGCATGTCCTGTCATTTCACAGAGAAGGGTTGCAGATCTCATTTCCGAATTGGATATGCTGGGTATTATCAATGCCCGTGTCAAATCTTTCGGAAGGAAAGGAAGGACTAAGGAAATCGAAATCAATGTTTCCAATGATATCCTCAGTATTCTCGATCGTGATGAATTGTTCGACGGTCTTGTGATAAAATCCGGAAAACAGATGACTTTCGATTCTCATTTTGAGTGATTGTCACTTTGAAAAAACAGCCCTGACCCTTTCAGAAGTTCCAGTGGAAATGAAGGGGTGGGGGTGTTTGTATTCGGTTTTCCAGTGGAAATGAAGGGGTAATAATCGTAATTTGCTAATTGTCATATTTTCATTATTAATTCAATGTTATAATTTTTGAAATATGAATAAAAATCACGACAAATATCTCTTGATCTGCGGATTCAGTTTTATCATAATTTTTTCTTTTGCTTTCATGTATAACGGTACAGATTCCGATGATGAAGATATAATCGGAGTCGTAACATCCATATCAAAAACAGATAGTGGTTTTTTGTTTGATTTTGAAGATTATTCTGGAAAACAATACCATTGTTTTTCAAAAATCGAATTGAACAACAATTCAATCTATAATATTTCCGGAAATTATTCAAAAGACGGGTCGATTTTTTTCGTCGAGCAATCAACTATCATCAGATAATGTAAATATCGTTTTTCTATCTTTATTTTGATGTTTGTAGCCGCGGACGATACCGATTCGATGAGGGGTAACTGTACCACCTATCTGGCTACGGAGATTATTTTCGATCTTATTCACAATTGTGATCTTGATCTCATCGGCCCTCCTCGTCTCGTCCGTCTCAATCCGGCCATACCATGGAAGACACGCGGTAACGGATCCCTTGTCATGTGTTTCGGAAAGGGAAAGGGAAAGAAGACATTCATCGGGGAAATTAACGGTGAACCTGTGTATTCCTTTGAGAATATGGAAAATTGGGAACCAGATAAAGAAATGATCATAGAACGGATCAAACCTTTGGTCGGAAAATATCATGACCCAGAGTATTCGGATCCTGGTATTGTTGTTTCCGAGAAAAGACCCTCTAAAGAGTTTTATTTCCTCGGTGTCAGAAGGGTCGTAGAACGCGATATGATTGTTGCGGAACTCGAAAGAATCGGAGCTGTCAGATATGAATTGGGTTGCGGCCGCGGTATCATCGGATGTACCTGCGGAATGGCATGGATACCTAACGATTTCACCTATGAATTGTTATCATATCGTCCGCAGGAGAGATGGGGTACCGAGAGAATATTCGACAGGGACTCTGTATATGTGGCAGATCACACGATTCCTTCTTCATTTAACAGCTGGGAGGACCGTTCGGGAAGGGTCGCGATTGTTCCTGCCACCCCCTGTCCGGTAATGTACGGTTTTAGAGGAGATGACATTTCCGATCTCATTAGAGGCCACGATATCATCAAGACCGAACCTCAGAGCAGATGGCTGGTATTCTTAACTAATCAGGGCACTGACGATCATATCATCTACGATTGTCCCAGGGAGGAATTCATCCCCAACAGTTCCTATTCTGTCAAAGGTATCGTGAA
The sequence above is a segment of the methanogenic archaeon ISO4-H5 genome. Coding sequences within it:
- a CDS encoding orc1/cdc6 family replication initiation protein; the protein is MAGDSIFKHYLEKKNHLIKNRGILQTTYVPDQLLHRDAQIRDIVDIVAPSLNKDKPSNILIIGKTGTGKTAVVNYIGKELMKADAENNNCCYIYVNCEVIDTPYSILYNISNQIITDPNKKIPFTGWSLEKIFNELIKFIDEEDKIFLIVLDEIDKSFKKNGDDIFYFLTDINSMLKNSRVAIIGITNNSRFTQECLSTQTKSRLGEEKIVFPPYTPQQLIDILNDRAREAFYPNALDSSVVNYCAAVSAQDSGDARKALDLLRIAADIAERNGDTCVTSAHVDYARQKIELDAVSEVIRTLTDQSKIILKSIIISPKNDEGYLTTGEVYATYMNIANQLACPVISQRRVADLISELDMLGIINARVKSFGRKGRTKEIEINVSNDILSILDRDELFDGLVIKSGKQMTFDSHFE
- a CDS encoding transmembrane protein, giving the protein MNKNHDKYLLICGFSFIIIFSFAFMYNGTDSDDEDIIGVVTSISKTDSGFLFDFEDYSGKQYHCFSKIELNNNSIYNISGNYSKDGSIFFVEQSTIIR